A portion of the Microlunatus phosphovorus NM-1 genome contains these proteins:
- a CDS encoding YcnI family copper-binding membrane protein: MTMLLANQLPAGRTVRRRPTWRRRALLTAAGLTATSLTLLPITAEAHVRVISDGANSGGYSALTFRVPNESPTAGTVKLTVELPTDHPFLSVSTKPVPGWTATTKKSKLPEPVDSHGTTLTEAISSVTWTADKGNQIKPGEYQEFSISVGPLPEPGTVLLPAVQTYSDGEIVSWDQPTPASGEEPEHPAPQLEVVAADGADHHGGAAGSPTDAAAEANPQQAGESQGANNDGLTRTLGGLGLMMGLVAFVVAALAWRRSGRGPSA, from the coding sequence ATGACCATGCTTCTTGCCAACCAACTGCCTGCTGGCCGGACTGTACGACGACGCCCCACCTGGCGACGCCGAGCCCTGCTGACCGCGGCCGGCCTGACCGCCACCAGCCTGACCCTGCTGCCGATCACCGCGGAGGCCCACGTACGGGTCATTTCGGATGGCGCCAACAGCGGCGGCTACAGCGCCCTGACCTTCCGGGTGCCCAACGAATCGCCGACTGCGGGCACGGTGAAGCTCACCGTCGAACTGCCGACCGACCATCCGTTCCTGTCTGTCAGCACCAAACCGGTGCCGGGTTGGACGGCCACCACGAAGAAGTCGAAGCTGCCCGAGCCGGTCGACTCCCACGGCACCACCCTGACCGAGGCGATCAGCTCGGTCACCTGGACCGCCGACAAGGGCAATCAGATCAAGCCCGGCGAATATCAGGAGTTCTCCATCTCGGTCGGCCCGCTGCCCGAGCCGGGCACGGTGCTGCTGCCGGCCGTCCAGACCTACAGCGACGGCGAGATCGTCAGTTGGGATCAGCCGACGCCCGCCTCCGGTGAGGAGCCGGAGCATCCGGCGCCCCAGCTCGAGGTCGTGGCGGCCGACGGCGCTGACCATCACGGCGGCGCCGCGGGCAGCCCGACCGACGCGGCTGCCGAAGCCAACCCGCAGCAGGCCGGCGAGTCCCAGGGGGCCAACAACGACGGGCTCACCCGTACGTTGGGCGGCCTCGGGCTCATGATGGGCCTGGTCGCCTTCGTCGTCGCCGCGCTCGCGTGGCGACGTTCGGGCCGAGGACCATCCGCGTGA
- the pepN gene encoding aminopeptidase N, protein MPADDDTITETAAPLSLTRTEAVERAATIRVEHTEITLDLTRPGAAFDSVSVIRFVLREGVAEGSETFVDFKGTELVAVELNGSPVDPALWQQGRIPLRDLRRANTLRIAGTMAYSSDGEGLHRHTDPADGKTYLYAMSFLDAAPRWFGCFDQPDLKSTYALDVTAPIGWTVLGNGPSGQLQPGQWQIRPSAPLSTYYVTLVAGPYASCYREHDGIRLGFHARASLAESLEAEVADLASVTVASFHYYHRLFGFRYPFGEYHQAFVPDFNAGAMENPGCVTLRDQYIFRGRATRVERASRAGTIAHEMAHQWFGDLVTMRWWDDLWLNESFAEYAAHRCCSEATNYPLWTEFGIVRKDWGSVADQSPSTHPVAGNGAPDAAAALQDFDGISYAKGAAVLKQLATYLGDEVFIAGLQDYFAQHAYGNATLADLLAAWQRAGAQDLDSWSRVWLQTAGMDTLTIDGVALLRTPPDAPASDDSAPPRPHSLAVAAVDADGTEVARQQLTVTGNQAPLGPTDPRTALLIPDAGDETWAKLRFAALWPEVAALLPRIQAPLSRVVVVNAFRDAVRGGEVDPALALDALLGLAAVDDEDVLIGSVLRFCTDVLAATYTAVAERAERVARIHQVADQLAGSSAAGSDRQLLGFRYTIATCVDAERLRRWLTGRALPAGLSLDPDLTWLIVVRLAEIVDDERVIDQALERDPSAAGRVHAARARAGLPSAAAKQTAWAALVEPSELPASELYAVARGFFRPGQTELTAAYLPRFFAEMPLTAALRSGWALGQVVSDAFPLSHATRATLELAEAALATDLAAPVRRSMVDGTDIVRRAVRSLARFASS, encoded by the coding sequence GTGCCCGCCGACGATGACACGATCACCGAGACTGCCGCTCCGCTCAGTCTGACCCGAACGGAAGCGGTCGAGAGAGCGGCCACGATTCGGGTCGAGCACACCGAGATCACCCTCGATCTGACTCGGCCGGGTGCGGCTTTTGACTCGGTCAGCGTCATCCGGTTCGTGCTGCGGGAGGGCGTCGCCGAGGGCTCGGAGACCTTCGTCGACTTCAAGGGCACCGAGCTGGTTGCGGTCGAGCTCAACGGGAGTCCCGTCGATCCGGCGCTGTGGCAGCAGGGCCGGATTCCGCTGCGGGACCTGCGGCGGGCGAACACGTTGCGGATCGCCGGCACCATGGCGTACTCCAGCGACGGTGAGGGGCTGCATCGGCACACCGACCCGGCCGACGGCAAGACCTATCTCTATGCGATGTCGTTCCTGGACGCTGCGCCGCGCTGGTTCGGCTGCTTCGATCAACCCGACCTGAAGTCCACATACGCGCTGGATGTCACGGCGCCGATCGGTTGGACGGTGCTCGGCAACGGCCCCAGCGGCCAACTCCAGCCCGGACAGTGGCAGATCCGCCCATCCGCTCCGCTCTCGACGTACTACGTGACGCTGGTCGCGGGCCCGTACGCCTCGTGCTATCGCGAGCACGACGGAATCCGCCTCGGCTTTCACGCTCGAGCGTCGCTCGCGGAGTCCCTGGAGGCGGAGGTCGCCGACCTGGCCTCGGTGACGGTGGCTTCCTTCCACTACTACCACCGGCTGTTCGGCTTCCGTTATCCCTTCGGCGAATACCACCAGGCGTTCGTGCCCGACTTCAATGCGGGCGCGATGGAGAACCCGGGCTGTGTGACGCTGCGGGACCAATACATCTTCCGCGGCCGTGCGACTAGGGTCGAGCGGGCCTCGCGGGCCGGCACCATCGCACATGAGATGGCCCACCAATGGTTCGGTGACCTGGTCACCATGCGCTGGTGGGACGACCTGTGGCTGAACGAGTCGTTCGCCGAGTACGCCGCCCATCGCTGCTGTAGTGAAGCGACCAACTATCCGCTGTGGACCGAGTTCGGGATCGTCCGCAAGGACTGGGGCTCGGTGGCGGATCAGTCACCGTCCACCCATCCGGTGGCAGGGAACGGTGCGCCCGATGCAGCGGCGGCCCTGCAGGACTTCGACGGGATCTCCTACGCCAAGGGTGCCGCGGTGCTCAAGCAGTTGGCGACGTACCTGGGTGATGAGGTCTTCATCGCCGGACTGCAGGACTACTTCGCTCAGCATGCGTACGGCAACGCCACCCTCGCCGATCTGCTGGCCGCCTGGCAGCGCGCGGGGGCTCAGGACCTGGACAGCTGGTCGCGAGTCTGGCTGCAGACCGCCGGGATGGACACGCTCACCATCGATGGCGTCGCGCTGCTGCGGACGCCTCCCGATGCCCCCGCTTCCGATGACAGTGCCCCTCCTCGGCCGCACTCGCTGGCGGTCGCGGCTGTGGATGCTGACGGGACCGAGGTCGCGAGGCAGCAGCTGACGGTGACCGGTAACCAAGCCCCGCTGGGCCCAACCGATCCTCGTACGGCACTGCTGATCCCCGATGCCGGCGATGAGACCTGGGCCAAGCTCCGCTTTGCCGCGCTGTGGCCCGAGGTGGCGGCGTTGCTGCCGCGGATCCAGGCGCCGTTGAGCCGCGTCGTGGTGGTCAACGCGTTCCGCGACGCGGTCCGCGGCGGCGAGGTCGATCCGGCACTGGCGCTCGACGCGCTGCTCGGGCTGGCCGCCGTGGACGACGAGGACGTGCTGATCGGCTCGGTGTTGCGATTCTGCACCGATGTGCTGGCCGCGACCTACACGGCGGTGGCCGAGCGGGCTGAACGGGTGGCACGGATCCACCAGGTCGCCGATCAGCTGGCGGGCAGTTCGGCGGCCGGCTCCGATCGACAGCTGCTCGGGTTCCGCTACACCATCGCCACCTGCGTCGACGCCGAACGGTTGCGTCGCTGGCTGACCGGCCGGGCGCTGCCGGCCGGCCTGTCCCTGGATCCGGATCTGACCTGGCTGATCGTCGTCCGGCTCGCCGAGATCGTCGATGACGAGCGGGTGATCGATCAGGCACTGGAACGAGACCCGTCCGCGGCCGGCCGGGTGCACGCGGCGCGGGCTCGCGCAGGTCTGCCCAGCGCTGCGGCCAAGCAGACCGCCTGGGCTGCGCTGGTCGAGCCGTCGGAGCTGCCGGCGTCGGAGTTGTACGCGGTCGCACGTGGGTTCTTCCGACCCGGCCAGACCGAGCTGACGGCCGCGTACCTGCCGCGGTTCTTCGCCGAGATGCCGCTCACCGCGGCGCTGCGCAGCGGCTGGGCACTGGGTCAGGTGGTGAGCGACGCCTTCCCGCTCAGTCACGCCACGCGAGCCACACTCGAGCTGGCGGAAGCGGCGTTGGCGACCGACCTGGCCGCCCCGGTGCGCCGGTCCATGGTCGACGGCACCGACATCGTGCGCCGAGCCGTGCGATCACTGGCGCGCTTCGCGTCGTCCTGA
- a CDS encoding phospholipase D-like domain-containing protein: MNTVSFALTATDAARHGLLGFCVERSTDGGPFRWLSGFKVFRSLVPDPSPDDEVSTYTHPIQALVWDDFTLAEDTAYTYRFHPMRGTPAKPRRNQPISITIHTEPLTGGAHDVVFNRGVASSQAYQHRFSGLAPDKQPTSELRQAALDWLSRDLDDRLLAFINSAGAGDRLHGAFYEFSYRPVLEALVAAAGRGVEVRLVVDAKDAKSSPRDANNAAIAATGFPPETIIRREARVSAIAHNKFLVLLRSDTPEQVWTGSTNLTIGGIHGQSNVGHLVRDPATAAAYSAYWDLLAADPGGHREDPASLKRSRNADYLAAVASLSPSPTDRSEVVAGVTPVFSPRPGLSALQLYARLIGADATSLVCATFAFGIAQEIQDEAAAGTPDGPLRFFLLETLGKATVKLNASRNVYEAWGSELDHPLGRWVAETTTRELGLNKHVAFIHGKFLLCDPLGSDPIVVTGSANFSRASTTDNDENMIIIRGDRRVADIYFTEFNRLFFHYYFRSVVQSIEDRGGSVDDTSMDLVEDDSWTAKYAPGTLRAKRVAKLAEMVGTQLS, encoded by the coding sequence GTGAACACCGTGTCGTTCGCCCTGACTGCCACCGATGCCGCACGCCATGGCCTGCTCGGGTTCTGCGTCGAGCGGTCGACCGACGGCGGCCCGTTCCGCTGGCTGTCGGGATTCAAGGTGTTTCGCTCCCTGGTGCCAGACCCCTCGCCCGACGATGAGGTGTCGACCTATACGCACCCGATCCAGGCGCTGGTGTGGGACGACTTCACCCTGGCTGAGGACACCGCTTACACGTACCGGTTCCACCCGATGCGAGGCACCCCGGCCAAACCGCGCCGCAATCAGCCGATCAGCATCACCATCCATACCGAGCCGCTCACCGGCGGCGCACATGACGTGGTGTTCAACCGCGGAGTGGCCTCCAGCCAGGCATATCAGCACCGCTTCAGCGGCCTTGCACCCGACAAGCAGCCCACGTCGGAGCTTCGGCAAGCGGCCCTGGACTGGCTCAGCCGAGATCTCGACGATCGTCTGCTGGCCTTCATCAACAGCGCTGGTGCGGGTGATCGACTGCATGGCGCGTTCTACGAGTTCAGCTACCGGCCAGTGCTGGAGGCGCTGGTGGCGGCCGCCGGGCGTGGTGTCGAGGTTCGCCTCGTGGTCGACGCCAAAGACGCCAAGAGCAGTCCGCGGGACGCCAACAACGCCGCGATCGCGGCCACCGGGTTCCCACCCGAGACGATCATCCGGCGCGAGGCGCGGGTGTCGGCCATCGCGCACAACAAATTCCTCGTGCTGCTCCGCAGTGACACGCCCGAGCAGGTCTGGACGGGTTCGACGAACCTGACCATCGGCGGCATCCATGGCCAGTCGAACGTGGGGCACCTGGTGCGTGATCCTGCGACGGCGGCGGCCTATTCCGCGTACTGGGACCTGTTGGCCGCCGATCCCGGCGGACATCGCGAGGATCCCGCCAGTCTCAAACGCAGCCGCAACGCGGACTACCTCGCCGCGGTTGCATCGCTCAGTCCGTCGCCGACCGATCGGTCCGAGGTGGTCGCGGGAGTGACACCGGTCTTCAGCCCTCGGCCCGGTTTGAGCGCCTTGCAGCTGTACGCCCGGTTGATCGGCGCCGATGCCACGTCGCTGGTCTGCGCCACCTTCGCGTTCGGCATCGCCCAGGAGATCCAGGACGAGGCCGCCGCTGGCACTCCCGATGGCCCGCTGCGCTTCTTCCTGCTCGAGACGCTCGGCAAGGCGACGGTGAAGCTGAACGCCAGTCGCAATGTGTACGAGGCTTGGGGCTCGGAACTCGACCACCCGCTGGGCCGCTGGGTGGCGGAGACCACCACCCGCGAATTGGGGCTCAACAAGCACGTCGCGTTCATCCACGGCAAGTTCCTGCTCTGCGACCCTCTGGGATCGGACCCGATCGTCGTCACCGGCTCGGCCAACTTCTCCCGGGCATCGACCACCGACAACGACGAGAACATGATCATCATCCGCGGTGATCGGCGGGTGGCCGATATCTACTTCACCGAGTTCAACCGCTTGTTCTTCCACTACTACTTCCGGTCTGTTGTGCAGAGCATCGAGGACCGGGGTGGCTCGGTCGACGACACGTCGATGGATCTGGTCGAGGACGACTCGTGGACCGCGAAATACGCACCCGGCACGCTGCGGGCCAAGCGGGTCGCGAAGCTCGCCGAGATGGTGGGCACCCAACTGAGTTGA
- a CDS encoding DUF1877 family protein, producing MGIRYYGWAITDEEAAEARTDPWPVIRRADRRGDEPGWTNTCFDKAWPLLQRLFSPEGVRQPKPGYELVAGDVTYPYGYLEGYEPYVGVIARDRVPTIARDVASVSRSDVRLFCSGLRYGDQQVRRDDEGYLAYYLAEAQTFTADAAARGHAILYLIR from the coding sequence ATGGGAATTCGATATTACGGATGGGCCATCACCGACGAGGAGGCCGCCGAGGCCAGGACCGATCCCTGGCCGGTGATCCGGCGGGCCGATCGCCGCGGTGACGAGCCAGGCTGGACCAACACCTGCTTCGACAAGGCGTGGCCACTGCTGCAACGACTGTTCTCGCCGGAAGGGGTTCGGCAGCCAAAACCCGGGTACGAGCTGGTGGCGGGCGACGTCACCTACCCGTATGGGTATCTCGAGGGATACGAACCCTATGTGGGTGTGATCGCTCGTGACCGGGTACCGACGATCGCCCGCGACGTGGCATCCGTCTCACGATCGGACGTCCGGCTGTTCTGCAGTGGGCTCCGTTACGGCGATCAGCAGGTCCGACGAGATGACGAGGGCTACCTGGCGTACTACCTCGCCGAGGCACAGACCTTCACCGCCGACGCTGCCGCCCGGGGCCACGCCATCCTCTACCTGATCCGCTGA
- a CDS encoding GNAT family N-acetyltransferase, with translation MSDRPTSNGTLRQGDEQTSDRVRPLEPADETTWRELFRAYREFYRLPESEEVVSRVWGWLTDPEHECEALVVESAGRVVTIGHYRRFSRPSAGTVGIWLDDLFTAPGARGKGSARALIARLTAIAGSEGCSVVRWITSEDNHQAQALYDQVAHRTRWVTYDAAPVTA, from the coding sequence ATGAGCGATCGCCCGACCTCGAACGGAACGTTGCGCCAGGGGGACGAGCAGACATCAGACCGAGTACGTCCGCTCGAGCCGGCCGATGAGACCACGTGGCGTGAACTCTTCCGCGCCTACCGCGAGTTCTATCGGCTGCCGGAGTCGGAGGAGGTCGTCTCGCGGGTGTGGGGCTGGCTCACCGACCCCGAGCATGAGTGCGAGGCGCTGGTCGTCGAGTCGGCAGGCCGCGTGGTGACCATCGGTCACTACCGGCGCTTCTCGCGCCCGTCAGCCGGAACGGTCGGCATCTGGCTCGATGATCTCTTCACCGCACCTGGGGCGCGGGGCAAGGGGTCTGCCCGGGCGTTGATCGCACGCCTGACCGCGATCGCCGGATCCGAAGGGTGCTCGGTCGTGCGTTGGATCACTTCGGAGGACAATCATCAGGCCCAGGCGCTCTACGACCAGGTCGCGCACCGCACCCGTTGGGTGACCTACGATGCCGCGCCGGTCACTGCGTGA
- a CDS encoding VOC family protein, translating into MAKTIQITFDAADPRALADFWAAALGYVHQPPPPGFDTWDQALTAFGVPEDQWNSRSAIVDPDGVGPRIFIQQVPEGKAAKNRLHLDLRAAVGLQGEERMAALAAECERLTVLGGSLLYRVEPAPPMENGFITMADPEGNEFCLD; encoded by the coding sequence ATGGCGAAGACTATCCAGATCACCTTCGATGCCGCCGACCCGCGAGCGCTCGCGGACTTCTGGGCGGCCGCACTCGGCTATGTGCACCAGCCGCCTCCGCCCGGGTTCGACACCTGGGACCAGGCACTGACCGCGTTCGGCGTCCCCGAGGACCAATGGAACTCCCGATCGGCCATCGTCGACCCCGACGGAGTCGGTCCACGCATCTTCATCCAGCAGGTTCCCGAGGGCAAGGCGGCCAAGAACCGGCTGCATCTGGACCTGCGTGCGGCCGTCGGCCTGCAGGGCGAGGAACGGATGGCGGCGTTGGCGGCCGAGTGTGAGCGACTGACCGTCTTGGGCGGGTCACTGCTCTATCGGGTGGAGCCGGCGCCGCCGATGGAGAACGGCTTCATCACCATGGCCGATCCTGAGGGCAACGAGTTCTGCCTCGACTGA
- a CDS encoding YaaA family protein: MLILLPPSETKRPGGRRTPLRLEHLALPSLQPQREAVIEALMTLAEDADAAARVLKLSARQLGEIEVNAALRHGPTLPAVDRYTGVLYDALDAPSLDAAARRWLGKHALIHAAAFGPVGALDRIPAYRLGAAVTVPGLPPLRRVWADAVTAALAQHSAPFILDLRSEAYVALGPVPVTAGAAYVRVVTSGEDGQVRALNHFNKAAKGVLARTLAEQRPAVRSVRGLLRWAAESGVALEPGPAGELLLHV, translated from the coding sequence TTGCTGATCCTGCTGCCGCCCTCGGAGACCAAGCGGCCAGGTGGTCGACGCACCCCGCTCCGGCTGGAACATCTGGCCCTCCCCAGCCTGCAACCGCAGCGGGAAGCCGTCATCGAAGCCCTGATGACGCTGGCTGAGGACGCCGATGCCGCGGCCAGGGTGCTCAAGCTCAGCGCGCGCCAACTCGGCGAGATCGAGGTCAACGCCGCACTCCGCCACGGTCCGACGCTGCCGGCGGTCGATCGCTACACCGGCGTGCTCTACGACGCCCTCGACGCGCCGAGTCTCGATGCCGCTGCCCGGCGGTGGCTGGGCAAGCACGCTCTCATTCATGCCGCAGCGTTCGGGCCGGTCGGTGCCCTGGACAGGATCCCGGCGTATCGACTGGGCGCCGCCGTCACGGTGCCCGGGCTGCCACCGCTGCGCCGGGTCTGGGCCGACGCCGTCACTGCAGCGTTGGCGCAGCACTCGGCGCCGTTCATCCTCGACCTCCGTTCCGAGGCGTACGTGGCGCTCGGACCTGTGCCCGTGACCGCTGGGGCCGCCTATGTCCGAGTCGTGACCAGCGGCGAGGACGGCCAGGTCCGCGCACTCAACCACTTCAACAAGGCGGCAAAGGGAGTCCTGGCCCGGACACTGGCTGAGCAGCGTCCCGCGGTGCGCTCGGTCCGCGGACTGCTGCGCTGGGCTGCGGAGTCAGGTGTCGCCTTGGAGCCCGGCCCCGCCGGGGAACTGCTGCTGCATGTCTGA
- a CDS encoding alpha/beta fold hydrolase translates to MTVPLTSYGNDGFTFRVHDWGPIDGRPVIALHGFPQTSACWAGVATRLGAAGVRVLAPDQRGYSPGAQPADVAAYRLDRLAGDVLALADAAGLDRFDLLGHDWGGGVAWHLAARYPERIRTLSVASAPHPQALFKALRGKQALRSWYMLLFQLPWLPETLLGSPLGGRWLASSGTTDPGEMARLLADRTTATGALNWYRAMRLKGVPGTGRIGVPSLYVWSDGDVALGRQAAEDTASYVDGAYTFIQLNGVSHWIPDEDPEALAEAVLMHLDQHPVSVG, encoded by the coding sequence GTGACCGTGCCACTGACCAGCTATGGCAATGACGGCTTCACTTTCCGGGTGCACGACTGGGGGCCGATAGATGGGCGTCCGGTCATCGCCTTGCACGGCTTCCCGCAGACCTCTGCGTGCTGGGCGGGGGTGGCGACTCGATTGGGAGCAGCCGGAGTACGGGTGCTGGCCCCCGATCAGCGGGGCTATTCGCCGGGTGCGCAGCCGGCCGACGTCGCGGCGTACCGGCTCGACCGACTGGCCGGCGATGTCCTCGCGCTCGCCGATGCCGCCGGTCTGGACAGGTTCGACCTGCTCGGGCACGACTGGGGCGGTGGTGTCGCCTGGCATCTCGCGGCGCGCTACCCCGAACGGATCCGGACGCTGTCGGTGGCCTCCGCGCCGCATCCGCAAGCGCTCTTCAAGGCGTTGCGCGGAAAGCAGGCGCTGCGATCGTGGTACATGCTGCTGTTCCAGCTCCCCTGGCTACCGGAGACCCTGCTCGGCAGCCCGTTGGGCGGTCGCTGGCTGGCCTCCAGCGGAACTACGGATCCGGGCGAGATGGCGCGGTTGCTGGCCGATCGGACCACAGCCACCGGCGCCCTCAACTGGTATCGCGCGATGCGGCTGAAGGGTGTACCGGGCACCGGGCGGATCGGTGTCCCGAGCCTGTACGTGTGGAGTGATGGCGACGTCGCCTTGGGCCGGCAAGCAGCCGAGGACACCGCCAGCTACGTCGACGGCGCCTATACCTTCATCCAATTGAACGGTGTCTCGCACTGGATTCCCGACGAGGATCCGGAGGCACTGGCCGAGGCTGTGCTGATGCACCTCGACCAGCATCCGGTCAGCGTCGGCTGA
- a CDS encoding GNAT family N-acetyltransferase — MPKMNDYGQPIGASVPGWSPVALPTAQRVEGRYCALEHLDADRHADDLYVAYAAAPDDRDWTYLPYGPFADPESYRVWATAAARSADPRHYAVIDQATGRALGTLSLMRQDPANGVIEVGNVVFSRSLQRTPISTEAQYLAMRHVFDDLGYRRYEWKCDSLNAPSCRAAERLGFTYEGIFRQAVVYKGRNRDTAWFALIDRDWPGVRDAFERWLDPANFDAEGNQRQALAVPER, encoded by the coding sequence ATGCCAAAGATGAACGACTACGGGCAACCCATCGGGGCTTCGGTGCCAGGCTGGTCTCCGGTGGCCTTGCCGACGGCTCAGCGGGTCGAAGGGCGCTACTGCGCGCTCGAGCATCTCGATGCCGACCGGCATGCCGACGATCTCTACGTCGCGTACGCGGCTGCTCCCGACGATCGGGACTGGACCTACCTGCCGTACGGGCCGTTCGCTGACCCGGAGTCCTATCGTGTGTGGGCGACGGCGGCGGCGCGTAGTGCCGATCCCCGGCACTACGCGGTCATCGATCAGGCTACGGGTCGCGCCCTCGGCACCCTCTCCCTGATGCGCCAAGATCCCGCCAACGGGGTGATCGAGGTCGGCAATGTGGTCTTCTCACGCAGCCTGCAGCGCACACCGATCTCCACCGAGGCGCAGTACCTGGCGATGCGCCATGTCTTCGACGATCTCGGCTACCGCCGCTACGAGTGGAAGTGCGACAGTCTCAATGCGCCGTCGTGCAGAGCCGCCGAACGACTTGGCTTCACGTACGAGGGCATCTTCCGTCAAGCCGTCGTCTATAAGGGGCGTAACCGTGACACCGCCTGGTTTGCCTTGATCGATCGTGACTGGCCGGGCGTACGTGACGCCTTCGAACGCTGGCTCGATCCGGCCAACTTCGACGCCGAGGGAAACCAGAGGCAGGCCCTCGCCGTGCCGGAGCGTTGA
- a CDS encoding copper resistance CopC family protein translates to MRHGLSRAGDASRAVGPVGGGRRIWLTAVIAAVLFTLYGTPQAAWAHNALLGTTPADGAQVKAAPATVVLTFNEPAISTGTKVLVTGPDGQVAVGAPALIDNTVQQELKPGLPAGEYTVEWRVTSADGHPINGSFSFQALAGAASDLPTTVSPAASPPSTPSSSTGNEESGQGSGWLWWFAAVPIGLALVLGWRFSRR, encoded by the coding sequence GTGAGGCATGGGCTGAGCCGAGCGGGCGACGCCAGTCGCGCCGTCGGCCCGGTTGGCGGCGGTCGCCGGATCTGGCTGACGGCGGTGATCGCCGCCGTACTGTTCACCCTGTACGGCACGCCGCAGGCGGCCTGGGCCCACAACGCCCTGCTCGGCACCACCCCCGCCGACGGCGCGCAGGTCAAAGCGGCGCCGGCGACGGTGGTGCTCACCTTCAATGAGCCGGCCATCAGCACCGGCACGAAGGTGCTGGTCACCGGTCCGGACGGTCAGGTCGCCGTGGGCGCCCCGGCCCTGATCGACAACACGGTGCAGCAGGAACTGAAGCCGGGCCTGCCGGCCGGGGAATACACGGTCGAGTGGCGGGTGACCTCGGCCGATGGTCATCCGATCAACGGGTCGTTCTCCTTCCAGGCACTGGCCGGTGCAGCCAGTGACCTGCCGACAACGGTGAGCCCAGCCGCGTCACCACCCTCGACGCCATCGTCTTCGACCGGGAACGAGGAGTCGGGTCAAGGCTCCGGCTGGTTGTGGTGGTTTGCAGCGGTTCCGATCGGGCTCGCTCTGGTGCTGGGCTGGCGATTCAGCCGACGCTGA
- a CDS encoding transglutaminase-like domain-containing protein gives MRDWVSHSPYSDPGRHRRLLRELPGQIEVICAAARNVIGHYRAEMPDLPEERWGEIDSRWLEVILDRDQGRHPGPLLESRDPSSRVAGCCRDHTLLVVGALREHGVPARSRIGFAGYLIPGYHLDHVIAEYWDQGRWRRVDPELSEAAFDPTDLPHGPEAPFQTAAEAWRRYRDGDLDADRYCVFPDAPPPLVGPPLIRCYVLFEVAHRFGDELLLWDEWGIAGDSGEEDLIDQLADLLIRADAGDQAAEDELADRYARDDRLHPGTTVTQHSPYGRPSQRVELGRS, from the coding sequence ATGCGCGACTGGGTGAGTCACAGCCCTTACTCCGATCCGGGTCGTCACCGCCGACTGCTTCGTGAGCTGCCCGGTCAGATCGAGGTGATCTGCGCTGCCGCCCGCAATGTGATCGGCCACTACCGAGCCGAGATGCCCGATCTGCCGGAAGAGCGCTGGGGCGAGATCGACAGCCGCTGGCTGGAGGTGATCCTCGATCGCGACCAGGGCCGTCACCCGGGTCCACTCCTCGAGTCGCGAGACCCGTCCAGTCGAGTTGCCGGTTGCTGTCGCGACCACACGCTGCTCGTCGTCGGCGCGCTCCGCGAGCACGGCGTTCCCGCCCGTAGCCGCATCGGCTTCGCCGGCTACCTGATTCCGGGCTATCACCTGGACCACGTGATTGCCGAATACTGGGACCAGGGCCGGTGGCGCCGGGTCGACCCCGAGCTGTCGGAGGCGGCCTTCGACCCCACCGATCTGCCGCATGGACCTGAAGCGCCCTTTCAGACAGCAGCCGAAGCCTGGCGGCGCTATCGCGACGGTGACCTGGACGCCGACCGCTACTGCGTCTTTCCCGATGCGCCGCCACCCCTGGTGGGGCCGCCGCTGATCCGTTGCTATGTGCTCTTCGAGGTCGCCCACCGTTTCGGAGACGAGCTGCTCCTGTGGGACGAATGGGGGATCGCCGGTGACTCGGGCGAGGAAGACCTGATCGACCAACTCGCGGATCTCCTCATCCGTGCCGACGCCGGCGATCAGGCCGCAGAGGACGAGCTCGCTGACCGATACGCCCGCGATGATCGGTTGCATCCCGGCACAACCGTCACCCAGCACTCGCCCTACGGCCGCCCGTCGCAACGGGTCGAGCTCGGCCGCAGCTGA